Proteins co-encoded in one Sebastes umbrosus isolate fSebUmb1 chromosome 20, fSebUmb1.pri, whole genome shotgun sequence genomic window:
- the fgf21 gene encoding fibroblast growth factor 21, translating into MFLFPHTSFSYLSAFLLIISLPFSLSFYLTDSNPLLSFDTQVREVHLYTENHRRGMYLQMTLDGRVSGSDAQTLYSVLELKSVKPGHIVIKGRSSSLFLCVDSGGHLRGQGQYSEADCTFRELLLADGYTRFLSSHHGFPVSLAPRHLPDRHSVPFTRFLPLRNTLLLESVSEQTPPNNQRHFNVDSDDLLGMGLNTVGSPQFSVDK; encoded by the exons atgtttttgtttccacACACCTCTTTCTCTTACCTGTCTGCTTTTCTCTTAATCATCTCacttcctttctctctgtcgTTTTATCTCACTGACTCCAACCCACTGTTATCCTTTGATACTCAAGTCAGAGAGGTGCACCTCTACACAG AAAATCACAGAAGAGGGATGTATCTGCAGATGACCTTGGATGGGAGAGTGTCGGGAAGTGATGCTCAGACCCTTTACA gtGTGCTGGAGCTGAAATCCGTTAAACCAGGCCACATAGTCATCAAGGGACGGTCAtcatctctgtttctctgcGTGGACAGCGGAGGCCATTTGAGGGGGCAG GGCCAATACTCAGAGGCCGACTGCACCTTCAGAGAACTGCTGCTGGCGGATGGATACACCCGTTTCCTTTCCTCGCACCACGGGTTTCCTGTGTCTCTGGCGCCGAGACATTTACCAGATCGACACTCAGTCCCCTTCACTCGATTCCTACCACTCAGGAATACTTTGCTTCTGGAGAGTGTGTCTGAACAAACGCCGCCAAACAATCAGAGACATTTCAACGTGGACTCTGATGATCTTCTTGGGATGGGTCTGAATACTGTGGGCAGTCCTCAGTTCTCAGTGGACAAGTAA